Within Lolium rigidum isolate FL_2022 chromosome 5, APGP_CSIRO_Lrig_0.1, whole genome shotgun sequence, the genomic segment acttaatgcaattgtctcgttgtttgcaacttaataccggaaggggttcggatgataacctgaaggtggactttttaggcatagatgcatgctggatagcggtctatgtactttgtcgtaatgcccaattaaatctcacaatactcatcatatcatgtatgtgcattgtcatgccctctctatttgtcaattgcccgactgtaatttgttcacccaacatgctatttatcttatgggagagacacctctagtgaactgtggaccccggtcctattcttttacatcgaatacaatctatcgcaatacttgctttactcgttttctcgcaaacaatcatcatccacactatacatctaatcctttgttacagcaagcaggtgagattgacaacctcactgtttcgttggggcaaagtactttggttgtgttgtgcaggttccacgttggcgccggaatccctggtgttgcgccgcactacatcccgccaccaacaacctttaacgtgcttcttggctcttggctcctcttggttcgataaatattggtttctttctgagggaaaacttgctactgtctgcatcacaccttcctcttggggtgcccaacggacgtgtgctgtacacgccatcagtggaTTAATTCACAACTTGTGGTAATCTTTTATAGAGCCTCTATAGCTCGTTTAAGCACTGCAGGATTTGTTTCCATGGGCTTACGTTCTTACGCTGGTGCTGTAAAGGTGGCAGTGGCATTTTATCTTATTAGTAAAGTAGGGTGTGTTAAGTTCATAGTCTTGGGAGGCAAAAGTGGAATAAGGCAAACTTTGATATTTAATTATGTTGTACTTCATGTTCAAGCATGCACCTTTCCACGCATTTCATTCCAACAATGTGAGGCTTCATTGCCACACAAATGAAGGCTCCTCTTCTCGAGCAAAATGTGGATCTCAAGGACAAACACCTCTAGGTAGAGCGGGGGAAATTTGTTGACTTCATGACTATTTCATTGAGTTCCACAAAAAATGCAGCcttgttagtccgtgttagtcgaATACATACTCCATTTTCTTTTTAAATACGGACATCCATGTACTGCTTGTTTTTTACCTCGAGTAAACACTCTTTCGAGCCGTGCCAACTGGTGGCACGTGGGGCGTCGACGATGTCAACATTGTATCTTATTTGTGATGTGTCAATTATAATTTACATGTAGCTACATGATGAAGGTTGTAGGTTTTCTCAAAGTCATACGCGCCTCGGCATCATGCGTACTTTATTTTTGTAATACAGCTATCTGAGCCAACTGAAGATGGGGTCAGTGATATGGATTTAAATAGTTGTGAGGGCACAATTTTTGGCAAAATGATTATCATGGTCATCTTGCCGTAAGAGATGCCTTGAATGGCACCTACCTCAAACGACTTTGTACGAGTTCCAAATATGtgcaatccccccccccccccaatcatCTTTGCCTTATGGATCCATGTCTTCATCAGGCAGTGGTGTTCTCCCAATGTTATTTTTGTGGTAACAAGGTTAGCGACTCCAGTCTGCATGTTTCCTAGTTGAACGTCATGAAAAAAATAGGCAAAAAATTATGATTAAAAAGAATTACATTGAATACGTTTATAGGATTTGGCTAAATAAACTAGTCGATGTCACGCTCTCGATGGTGTCGCTGCCCTCCATGTCTAGGCTGAGAGTGGTGTCACGGTACATCGGATGGAGGTAGATCCGTATCTTATATGCTGCTTGGTTGGTTGCCGCCATTAACGATCGATGGTGTCCTAACGAGGTCGGAATATGATCGTGAAGGTTTCTTTCTTCCCCTCTATTTTTCTCAGCTGGTTTGTGTGGAGAGGCTAGGGCCGACGGAACTCTGCGTCCTTTCAACAAGGAGATGGACTATATATGGACATGCCGTGAGATTTTAGATTGACTCGATCGGTCATCGGCGTCGAGTCCGTACTAGAAGTTTATTGATGGAAACAAACTCTAAATCTGTTAGTACTGGAGAAGAGACCTGCATATACATACTGAAGCTGTGAAGTATAACATAAATACgatgaaaataaaattgaaaaatTGTACTCCGGCCCAACATTCTAGCTTTTCCCAGTTTTTAAGTGCTAACCAAGAGTAAACAAGTATGCGGCCCAGATAGAGGGAAGGGCCATTTCAGattcttcgcaaaaaaaaaaaggattgtACTTGACATACTAGTATACTACATTACTACTACCTTTCTGAAAGGTGTTAGTGAATTTAATATCTCCAATCCTGCAATGGCAGCATTACAACAACAATAAGGAAGGAATTAAACGAGAGTGTGTAGTGTTAGAGTAGTTGTGCCAAATTCCATTGTCTCTCCTGATACAATATTGTCTATGACCATGGGCCACATCCGGGATGTGTACTCTAACAGTTGGCTTATGCTATCCTTGAAAGACAGAGCCCATGAGCAGAATGTGATCAAAATCTAGCCGGTGGTCTTGATTAAGTGTCATTCTTTTTCAGGAGATTAAAATTCATATGGATTCAGTCCCAACCCAATAAGTGatgcaaataagagaaccttagaGTAGGGCGAGTTCACCCACTCAAAGATGTTCAAGTAGAACCTGCCAAAAATCACGCATGAGCTTAATGAGATTGCAAAGGCCCTTATCAAATTCAATAACTTCATTGTCATCAAAGAGAAGTGTACTGTTGGGAACTTTGAGACATCTTAAACCTGCACATATGAGCAATCAATAAGTGGAGGAACTAACAACACGATATTCCATAGTCACTGAGTAGGGAAGCGAAATGCATGAGAGCAAACAACAGGAGGACGTATGATATATACATATAGTCAGGGTTGTGTGTCATGCGTATTCTATCATTATTAGGTATCGGGAGGTAAATGAGGAATGCCTCTATAAAAAATAGAACATGTGCAATGCATGTGCGTCAATGAGGCATCAGAGAGATGCATGTACACATATATTTTCTATTTAATAGGGCATCTATAAGGTTTTGAACTGGATCTTATGCGATGCAATTGTGTAAAACTTGGGCTGCTCGATATTTTCTATAATAGGGAATCTATAAGGTTTTGAACCGGCTCTTATGCGATGCAATTGTGTAAAACTCGGGCTGCTCGATAATACAGGCCGTGAGATCGATTCCTCATTACAACGTATACAAGAAAACATGGTGTGAGATcgatcctctctctctctatgtgtgTACACCGTATCAACTACAATATGTAAAGTTGCTAGATCAACTTGTACTCCACGTTTGTAAACTCCCTATTGTATATATATTCCTAGAAATGAAGTGATCGAGGTGAGCGATAGAAGTTATGTGGTTCATTAAGTTAAAGCCGGGCTCGCCTTGAGCCTACCGTCAAAAAGCGATAGCAGCCCAATCTTGTTCTTCTACCGATCTGGTTTCCTACATGGTATCATATTATCTTTGATAGATGGACTCCCCTCTATGAAACCTCCCAAGCCTTATCCTGGTCCTCTACCCTCTCCATGACTCATGGCAATATCGTTGCCAAGGAATCCAAGCTCCAAGCTTATGCTAAAGAGCTCGATGACAACAAATCTAAGATCACGCGCCAAGCTGCTCTTGTCTAAAGAAAAAGGCAAGGCAACGGCCCTTGAAAAACACCTATTTAACTCTTCACGTGAACGATAGCGTTGCAACGCTTAGTTCAATCGCTAAACGAGCGATAGGTGGGATAGGAAGGAAGATGGTGACACGGGAGCAGGTAGAAACAGAGGACGGAGGAAGAGAGTGAccggggaggaagaagaagaccacggcCTCACCGGAGGCCGTGACAACACTGCTGGCTGCAACATCGCCAacgaagggtttagggtttagggtttagggttaggtgagGTATGTGAGCTCACCGGTGATGAGATCTTAGGGTTGGGGTGTGCGGGTGACTCTTTGCTGCCGGAGATTGGGCGTGGATCGTCATGGGCCGCAGTTGAGGAGGACAGGTCAGCAAGGCACCGTGGATCACAACGCTAGGCGGCCTAACCGACGATGGAGGAGGGGGATTTGGTGGAGGAGCGAGGACACGGTGAAGGAGACGtggggatgaggaagaagaatacCCACCATGGCCTTCTCTCATTTGTGGGCCCCTTCCCACTTCATCTCGTTGCGGGTGTCGGTGCTGTAATAGGCATGTCAAGCCTCAACTAGGATTGCCCTAAAAAGGTCTCCCAAAAGGCTAGTggagctatagccggctatttaaaaccgTGGAAAATATATGGGCCCATATATGGCTTGGCCCATAAGAGATTTCAGAATTCCTATCAAATCTCGATGGTCCATGTGCAGTAGAAGGTGAAGATGCAAAGTTTATTCCCACATTATAGTGAAAGAAGAGTtagactattttatatcatatcaTGGAGTATTCCTAATCCACTTAGGGCATTTCTACTAGATACTGCATTGCCATTGGGCGGTTTGAAAATCATCGCCGTCGAATTGGTCACGGGACACGCAAATGAGAATTGCACATCGATAAAAGAGAAGCTTGCGCTAGAAAGTAGTTCACCGATTTCGAAGCTAATTTACATAGTTCATACGATCCAAAAGGGGAACTAGCCCGAGACTAGTTCCTACAACTAAAATAGCTAGCCCGGGCACTTCACGGGAACTTGCGGGCGATCGGAGCGGAGCTTCACGTACGCATCGACGCTGTAGTCAGAGGAGGGGTGGTAGTCGAAGATGGCGAAGCCTCGCCTCCACATCACCCCTTTTTCTACTTATGctcctttataaaaaaaatatttgagTTAACTTGCACGAACATTTTCCAGTGCGGCTGTTGTACATTTAACACTATGAAAACGGTCAAAGTTATTTTTTGTCTTTGTTTTTgtgaaattggtgatggtgtttgTGGGGTTTGGTGGCGACTTGGCTGTGTTTACTTGCGGTAAGCAGCGGTGGGTCCAGCCCCAGTGTCAGTCAGTGCTGAGCTGAGCTGGGCTGGGTTCGTCCCCCCTGGCCTCACCCCgagcctttcttcctcctctgactTTCCCCACCGCCGACTCCAACTCCGGCGcccgccccgccgcgccccgaCCCACAACCACCGGAAGCGCCCAGGGTAACTAACCACTCCTctctcctcgtcttcttcttccctccCGTAGATTGGAGCTCTCTGCGTTCTGCTACTTCAGTCTTTGCTGCTCCCCTGCATCGGTCTTGCAGCGATCTTCCGCTTGACCTGGATCTGAGGCGCGACTTGCCGTACTTGTTCAGACAGCACCAGGAGCTGCGGTGCTCGCTACCTAATTAAGCTCCTCCCCGGTGGGAATCGAAATGCCACGCTTAATTTGCAGTACTGCTACTGTAGTATTATTAACCATGAACTGAAGATTGAAAGAAAATCCTACTATTAGATTGTTCATGTTTTTAGGACTTGCATCTCTAAATATACACTTGTTTAGCTagctggaggagcacctgctgctATGGTTGCTAGCTAAGCTGCTCCAACCCCACGGAAATCGAAATGCCACACTTGTGCCCATGCGCTGCAGATTGAGCATCCTGCCCGTTTGTTTAGTATAACACCTCAATATCTTCAGGCTATGCTAGTTATATAACTACGTGGATTTACCGATTTATACAGCAGCCTCCGTGTGTACCATCAATCAGTTCATGCCACTACTTTTATATATGGATGGATGGATAGGTGTTAtaattttttttgctttctttcacttgaattgttTCGCTTTTCTTTCCTAGGGAATGCCCTTAGCCGTGGCCTTTGTAATAAACACATGATTGGTAATTGCTGAATGCAGACAAACTTAACAGCCTAAACTAAGTACTCATGTCTTCTGCATGACAAAAGACATGCCGTTAGCCATGCACCACCTCTGCGGGTGATCTTGCTGAAGATCGTGCTAAAACGCTAGATGAAATAATAAGATCTTTGCTTTTACTACGTGAAACAGACCAAAAGGCCCTACTGCCCCTTTTAACTGGAAAAGACCATGTAGTATGGATCTTGTTTTCTTCGCTTGAATTAATCAACCTTGCTTCATCAGCGATTACTCAAACTGCCATTATGTTCTCACACTCATCTTGTTTTCATCTTGTCCAGGGAACAAACAAATGCCAGCCACGACAACAGCAACATTCCTCTAGCTAGACACTTCTTAGCCTCCCTCCAACTCAGTCTAATAAAATGGAGGGCTGTGACTGCATTGAGCCCTTCTGGCCCACCGACGagctgctcatcaagtaccagtaCATCTCCGACTTCTTCATCGCGCTCGCCTACTTCTCCATCCCGCTCGAGCTCATCTACTTCGTCAACAAGTCCTCCTTCTTCCCATACCGCTGGGTGCTCATCCAGTTCGGCGCCTTCATCGTTCTCTGCGGCGCCACCCACCTCATCAACCTCTGGACCTTCGCCACCCATAGCAGGACCGTCGCCATCGTCATGACGGTTGCCAAGGTTGCCACCGCCGTCGTCTCATGCGCCACTGCCCTCATGCTCGTCCACATCATCCCGGACCTGCTCAGCGTCAAGACCAGGGAGCTATTTCTCAAGAAGAAGGCAGACGAGCTTGACAGGGAGATGGGGCTCATTCGCACACAGGAGGAGACCGGCAGGCATGTCAGGATGCTCACCCATGAGATCAGGAGCACACTCGACAGGCACACCATCCTCAAGACCACCCTGGTTGAGCTTGGCAGGACTCTGGGTCTGGAAGAGTGTGCATTGTGGATGCCGTCCCGTAGCGGTTCGAGCCTTCAGCTGTCGCATACCCTACGCCACCAGATCCCCGTTGGCTCGTCTGTGCAGATCAATCTTCCTGTTGTCAACCAGGTATTCAGTAGCAACCGGGCCATTATTGTGCCACATACATCTCCTTTGGCAAGGATCAGGCCTGTCCAAGGGCGATATGTCCCGCCGGAGGTGGCTGCTGTCAGAGTTCCCCTGCTGCATCTTTCAAACTTCCAGATAAATGATTGGCCCGAGCTCTCTGCGAAAAGCTATGCCATTATGGTTCTAATGCTCCCATCTGATAGTGCAAGGAAATGGCATGTTCATGAGCTGGAGCTTGTCGAGGTCGTCGCTGATCAGGTTACTACTACACTTTGCTCTGGCTTTTTCATTTGTGAATCTTTTTGCAAAGTAAATAGCTTTGTAAATGTACTCCTGGCGCTATCAGCATTCCATTTGATTTTTGTTCAATCATTTCCTCATAGTAGAATAATCAATAATATAAAGTTTCTTTTACAGTTTCCCAATGGCTAATTGATTTGTCAAAACAGCAAATAGCAAGGTGGGGTGTTTGACTCTTGTCAGACAAAGAATAGAGCCATTGGGTAGATATTCTTCTTGGATCCAAGAAATAGCTAGCTAAACTGCTGCAGTGCATGAAACCAACTCTAGAACATTTTTACATCTTGAATGGACAGCTACTTTATCTTTTAGTGAATCAACCTTTtcatttgtttttttcttttcctgttgtTGTACTGTTCTGTTTGCTTTCCTCTTCTTATTGATGTGTAGCTAATGTTTTTCTTCTAATGAACATGAATTAACTCCATAGTTTCGTTTTCTGTTATGAAATTTACAGTCCTTGAAAAACTGTTCTCTACCTAGAAAATTTTGTGCTGCATTCCATGTTGTTTGTACTTTCGGTTTTGAGCGATTGTGCACATGCAAGCTAGTTACCTATGTTAACATGCATGCTGAACTAGCACTCTACACTGCTCTAATGAGATCGTATATGGTACTGTCTCCAGGTCGCTGTTGCCCTCTCACATGCGGCTATTCTCGAAGAGTCCATGCGAGCACGTGATCTACTCATGGAGCAGAATGTTGCCCTAGATTCAGCCCGGCGAGAGGCTGAAATGGCTATCCGTGCCCGCAATGATTTCCTAGCTGTGATGAACCATGAGATGCGAACCCCGATGAACGCAATAATTGCCCTTTCCTCCTTACTACTAGAAACCGAACTCACCCCTGAGCAGCGCTTGATGGTGGAAACTGTATTGAAAAGCAGTAACCTTTTGGCGACACTCATCAACGATGTTCTAGATCTTTCAAAACTTGAGGATGGAAGCCTTGAGTTGGAGATAAGTGCGTTCAATCTCCATGCAGTTTTCAAAGAGGTTCGTATAGTTGCCCTACCAACCACCAAATGTCATTGATGCATAATACTCTAATCTGATTTTTTGTTATTCAATGGCATTGCAGGTGATGAGTTTCGTGAAACCGATTGCAGCCATAAAAAAACTCTCTGTGTCGGCTATGTTATCCCCTGACATGCCCCTATCTGCCATTGGCGATGAGAAGCGGCTGATGCAAACCATTCTAAACGTCTGTGGTAACGCTGTTAAGTTTACCAAGGAGGGCCACATCTCGCTCCTAGCTTCCGTCGTGAAGTCTGAATCTTTAAGAGAGTTCAGAAGCACTGATTTTCATCCGATTGCCAGTGACGGTCATTTCTATGTAAAAGTTCAGGTAAAGATTACTACATTATACAAGCTCCATGTTCTAATCATTGTAGCAGCGGCACATGAGAGAATTACATTAATTGCGACCTTGTCATAGTTTCCACATGACTGGGGCATGGTGTAtcgaaaacaagaaaagaaaagaaaaactgaaGTTTAGCCACCTTGTTGGTTAATGTGTATATAATTTGACAACCTCTCTTCGTTAATTTCAGGTTAAAGATACCGGGTGTGGCATTAGCCCTCAGGATCTCTCGCATGTGTTTACAAAGTTCGCGCACACTCAAAGCAGTGGAAACCAGGGGTACAACAATGGCAGTGGTCTTGGGCTTGCGATTTGCAAAAGGTACTACATGATTGCTTTAATAAATTCGCCATGTGAAAGACTGATGGATCGCCGAGTCTCTGATGACGAACATCCCTGTCTCCAGATTTGTGAGCCTTATGGGCGGGCACATATGGCTGGAGAGCGACGGCGCAGGTAAAGGTTGCACGGCGACATTTATCGTGAAGCTGGGTGTGTGTGACGCGTACCAGCAACCACCGGCGATGCCCCTGGTGTGGCCGAGCCACGCCAACTCCGACCCTTCTGGCGgcccagcggcagcggcggctcgcAGGGAAGAGAGGGGGATGTCTAACCTGAAACCTAGGTACCAGAGGAGTGTATGATGGATGATATCTCAACTGATAGTCTAATTTTGTGGGTAGCCGCCTTGTTGAGGGAGCTGGAAGGAAGCTGTACGCaaaatgtaaaaaagaaaaagataaaAAGAGGGAGGCAGCGATCTGATCTGATGGGTGTTATCTGATGTTGCTGTGCGATTAATAGTGCATAGAGACTAGTAGGAGGGTATCGTTGCAGGAACTGATGAACCACAGTTACATGATATGCTGCTGCtggtccgatcttgcatgagtgggTGCATATTTCACACCCACGGTCAGTGTAGTTGTTCCTTTTCATAGCCCTGCTTAATATGAACTGTCCATGAATTTGTGACTGAAGTGTAAAATTCAGTAAAGATGTTATGCATTGGGTTGGGACACTCCAGTCAGGTATTGTTAAGATCGAGCAAGCACAAGTGAACACCAACATGACTAGCACTTTGTCTCTTCTCATAATTTCGTCAcagaaatcactgaaacttttgGCTCCTCTGCTATCTACAGAATTGGTTGTTTGTGTACCCACAATTCCTGTGCTCGGATTTGTGATTGTGGAAGCCAACCAAAAATGCATTCCCATGCTGATGCTCGCTCAATTAACGCACTATAGATGGAGAACATCCTTGATCAATGTTCCCAGAATTAGTTGGAGCAACAAAAAATCGCTGATACTCAATAAAAATCGATAAAATTGTTCCTCTAACGAAGAAAGCATGTCAAATTATCAATGTAACTATGTATGCACCTCCagccgttggcgctccccacggccaaatccggctctaaatagcgccggattggaTGAAAGTTTGGCGTAGGGCGCGCtgaagttccagccgt encodes:
- the LOC124652428 gene encoding probable ethylene response sensor 1, giving the protein MEGCDCIEPFWPTDELLIKYQYISDFFIALAYFSIPLELIYFVNKSSFFPYRWVLIQFGAFIVLCGATHLINLWTFATHSRTVAIVMTVAKVATAVVSCATALMLVHIIPDLLSVKTRELFLKKKADELDREMGLIRTQEETGRHVRMLTHEIRSTLDRHTILKTTLVELGRTLGLEECALWMPSRSGSSLQLSHTLRHQIPVGSSVQINLPVVNQVFSSNRAIIVPHTSPLARIRPVQGRYVPPEVAAVRVPLLHLSNFQINDWPELSAKSYAIMVLMLPSDSARKWHVHELELVEVVADQVAVALSHAAILEESMRARDLLMEQNVALDSARREAEMAIRARNDFLAVMNHEMRTPMNAIIALSSLLLETELTPEQRLMVETVLKSSNLLATLINDVLDLSKLEDGSLELEISAFNLHAVFKEVMSFVKPIAAIKKLSVSAMLSPDMPLSAIGDEKRLMQTILNVCGNAVKFTKEGHISLLASVVKSESLREFRSTDFHPIASDGHFYVKVQVKDTGCGISPQDLSHVFTKFAHTQSSGNQGYNNGSGLGLAICKRFVSLMGGHIWLESDGAGKGCTATFIVKLGVCDAYQQPPAMPLVWPSHANSDPSGGPAAAAARREERGMSNLKPRYQRSV